A window of the Henckelia pumila isolate YLH828 chromosome 3, ASM3356847v2, whole genome shotgun sequence genome harbors these coding sequences:
- the LOC140887518 gene encoding 3-oxoacyl-[acyl-carrier-protein] synthase II, chloroplastic-like isoform X1, whose amino-acid sequence MEACMPVSSSSSICIDSPRFCKWGTHRMTNYCYGVYSFMNSRTPFQQYCQESHFVRRGRKLLPRAAHSVMDVAMHRSEEDTEKQKRGTKQRRVVVTGMGVETPLGDDPDVFYDNLLEGVSGISQIESFDCSEFPIRIAGEIKSFSAEGYVAPKFMKRMDRFMLYTLKAGKKALANGGITEAFMDELNKRRCGVLVGSAMGGMKVFFDSIKGFRISYKKISPYALPFISTNMASAVLAMDLGWMGPNYSISTACATSNLCILNAANHIIKGETDLMLSGGTDSVIIPIGLGGFVACNALSQRNAEPTRASRPWDHSRDGFVMGEGAGVLLLEELEHAKNRGATIYAEFLGGSFTCDAYHITKPHPDAGTGVILCIEKALANSGVSKEDVNYVNAHATSTPAGDINEYQALMRCFGQNKELKMNSTKSMIGHLLGASGAVEAVAAVQAIRTGWVHPNLNLENPDEGVDPNVLVGPKKERLDIKVALSNSFGFGGHNASILFAPYQ is encoded by the exons ATGGAGGCATGCATGCcagtttcttcttcttcttccatttGCATTGATTCTCCCCGTTTCTGCAAATGGGGCACGCATCGCATGACAAACTACTGCTATGGCGTCTACAGTTTCATGAATTCTCGCACACCCTTCCAACAGTACTGCCAAGAATCGCACTTCGTTCGCAGGGGAAGGAAGCTGCTTCCCCGTGCTGCCCATTCTG TAATGGACGTAGCTATGCATCGATCCGAGGAAGATACAGAGAAGCAAAAACGTGGAACAAAGCAAAGGCGCGTGGTTGTTACCGGAATGGGAGTGGAGACACCGCTTGGTGACGATCCTGATGTCTTCTATGATAACCTTCTTGAAGGCGTCAGCGGCATAAGCCAAATAGAGTCGTTCGATTGTTCCGAGTTTCCAATA AGGATTGCTGGTGAGATCAAGTCGTTCTCGGCGGAAGGATACGTTGCTCCAAAATTTATGAAAAGAATGGATAGGTTCATGCTTTACACTCTCAAAGCAGGGAAGAAGGCTTTGGCTAATGGAGGAATTACTGAAGCTTTCATGGATGAATTGAACAAACGAAGATGCGGCGTCCTGGTTGGATCGGCTATGGGTGGGATGAag GTATTTTTTGATTCAATCAAAGGTTTTCGAATCTCGTATAAGAAGATCTCTCCCTATGCCCTGCCTTTTATAAGTACTAATATGGCTTCTGCAGTGCTTGCAATGGATCTG GGATGGATGGGGCCTAACTACTCGATTTCCACTGCTTGTGCGACGAGCAACTTATGTATACTAAACGCCGCCAACCACATCATCAAAGGTGAAACC GACTTGATGCTCAGTGGTGGCACGGATTCAGTAATAATACCAATCG GATTGGGAGGTTTTGTAGCTTGTAATGCGCTGTCGCAAAGGAACGCTGAACCTACTAGAGCCTCACGCCCCTGGGATCAT AGTCGTGACGGATTTGTTATGGGAGAAGGGGCCGGTGTATTGCTTCTGGAAGAACTCGAGCATGCCAAG AACAGAGGTGCCACTATATATGCTGAGTTTCTTGGTGGAAGCTTCACTTGTGATGCTTATCACATAACAAAGCCTCATCCAGATG CAGGAACGGGTGTAATTTTGTGCATAGAGAAAGCTCTGGCTAACTCGGGTGTATCTAAGGAAGACGTGAATTATGTAAACGCACATGCAACATCAACTCCAGCTGGCGATATCAATGAGTATCAAGCACTAATGCGTTGTTTTGGGCAGAATAAAGAG CTTAAGATGAACTCGACGAAATCTATGATAGGACACCTTCTTGGAGCATCTGGTGCTGTGGAAGCTGTTGCTGCTGTTCAG GCGATTCGGACCGGGTGGGTGCACCCCAATCTCAATCTTGAAAACCCAGATGAGGGTGTG GATCCGAATGTGCTAGTGggaccaaagaaagaaagactGGACATCAAAGTTGCATTGTCAAATTCATTTGGTTTTGGTGGGCACAACGCATCGATTCTTTTTGCTCCTTATCAATAG
- the LOC140887518 gene encoding 3-oxoacyl-[acyl-carrier-protein] synthase II, chloroplastic-like isoform X2: MEACMPVSSSSSICIDSPRFCKWGTHRMTNYCYGVYSFMNSRTPFQQYCQESHFVRRGRKLLPRAAHSVMDVAMHRSEEDTEKQKRGTKQRRVVVTGMGVETPLGDDPDVFYDNLLEGVSGISQIESFDCSEFPIRIAGEIKSFSAEGYVAPKFMKRMDRFMLYTLKAGKKALANGGITEAFMDELNKRRCGVLVGSAMGGMKVFFDSIKGFRISYKKISPYALPFISTNMASAVLAMDLGWMGPNYSISTACATSNLCILNAANHIIKGETDLMLSGGTDSVIIPIGLGGFVACNALSQRNAEPTRASRPWDHSRDGFVMGEGAGVLLLEELEHAKNRGATIYAEFLGGSFTCDAYHITKPHPDGTGVILCIEKALANSGVSKEDVNYVNAHATSTPAGDINEYQALMRCFGQNKELKMNSTKSMIGHLLGASGAVEAVAAVQAIRTGWVHPNLNLENPDEGVDPNVLVGPKKERLDIKVALSNSFGFGGHNASILFAPYQ, translated from the exons ATGGAGGCATGCATGCcagtttcttcttcttcttccatttGCATTGATTCTCCCCGTTTCTGCAAATGGGGCACGCATCGCATGACAAACTACTGCTATGGCGTCTACAGTTTCATGAATTCTCGCACACCCTTCCAACAGTACTGCCAAGAATCGCACTTCGTTCGCAGGGGAAGGAAGCTGCTTCCCCGTGCTGCCCATTCTG TAATGGACGTAGCTATGCATCGATCCGAGGAAGATACAGAGAAGCAAAAACGTGGAACAAAGCAAAGGCGCGTGGTTGTTACCGGAATGGGAGTGGAGACACCGCTTGGTGACGATCCTGATGTCTTCTATGATAACCTTCTTGAAGGCGTCAGCGGCATAAGCCAAATAGAGTCGTTCGATTGTTCCGAGTTTCCAATA AGGATTGCTGGTGAGATCAAGTCGTTCTCGGCGGAAGGATACGTTGCTCCAAAATTTATGAAAAGAATGGATAGGTTCATGCTTTACACTCTCAAAGCAGGGAAGAAGGCTTTGGCTAATGGAGGAATTACTGAAGCTTTCATGGATGAATTGAACAAACGAAGATGCGGCGTCCTGGTTGGATCGGCTATGGGTGGGATGAag GTATTTTTTGATTCAATCAAAGGTTTTCGAATCTCGTATAAGAAGATCTCTCCCTATGCCCTGCCTTTTATAAGTACTAATATGGCTTCTGCAGTGCTTGCAATGGATCTG GGATGGATGGGGCCTAACTACTCGATTTCCACTGCTTGTGCGACGAGCAACTTATGTATACTAAACGCCGCCAACCACATCATCAAAGGTGAAACC GACTTGATGCTCAGTGGTGGCACGGATTCAGTAATAATACCAATCG GATTGGGAGGTTTTGTAGCTTGTAATGCGCTGTCGCAAAGGAACGCTGAACCTACTAGAGCCTCACGCCCCTGGGATCAT AGTCGTGACGGATTTGTTATGGGAGAAGGGGCCGGTGTATTGCTTCTGGAAGAACTCGAGCATGCCAAG AACAGAGGTGCCACTATATATGCTGAGTTTCTTGGTGGAAGCTTCACTTGTGATGCTTATCACATAACAAAGCCTCATCCAGATG GAACGGGTGTAATTTTGTGCATAGAGAAAGCTCTGGCTAACTCGGGTGTATCTAAGGAAGACGTGAATTATGTAAACGCACATGCAACATCAACTCCAGCTGGCGATATCAATGAGTATCAAGCACTAATGCGTTGTTTTGGGCAGAATAAAGAG CTTAAGATGAACTCGACGAAATCTATGATAGGACACCTTCTTGGAGCATCTGGTGCTGTGGAAGCTGTTGCTGCTGTTCAG GCGATTCGGACCGGGTGGGTGCACCCCAATCTCAATCTTGAAAACCCAGATGAGGGTGTG GATCCGAATGTGCTAGTGggaccaaagaaagaaagactGGACATCAAAGTTGCATTGTCAAATTCATTTGGTTTTGGTGGGCACAACGCATCGATTCTTTTTGCTCCTTATCAATAG
- the LOC140887518 gene encoding 3-oxoacyl-[acyl-carrier-protein] synthase II, chloroplastic-like isoform X3 produces MEACMPVSSSSSICIDSPRFCKWGTHRMTNYCYGVYSFMNSRTPFQQYCQESHFVRRGRKLLPRAAHSVMDVAMHRSEEDTEKQKRGTKQRRVVVTGMGVETPLGDDPDVFYDNLLEGVSGISQIESFDCSEFPIRIAGEIKSFSAEGYVAPKFMKRMDRFMLYTLKAGKKALANGGITEAFMDELNKRRCGVLVGSAMGGMKGWMGPNYSISTACATSNLCILNAANHIIKGETDLMLSGGTDSVIIPIGLGGFVACNALSQRNAEPTRASRPWDHSRDGFVMGEGAGVLLLEELEHAKNRGATIYAEFLGGSFTCDAYHITKPHPDAGTGVILCIEKALANSGVSKEDVNYVNAHATSTPAGDINEYQALMRCFGQNKELKMNSTKSMIGHLLGASGAVEAVAAVQAIRTGWVHPNLNLENPDEGVDPNVLVGPKKERLDIKVALSNSFGFGGHNASILFAPYQ; encoded by the exons ATGGAGGCATGCATGCcagtttcttcttcttcttccatttGCATTGATTCTCCCCGTTTCTGCAAATGGGGCACGCATCGCATGACAAACTACTGCTATGGCGTCTACAGTTTCATGAATTCTCGCACACCCTTCCAACAGTACTGCCAAGAATCGCACTTCGTTCGCAGGGGAAGGAAGCTGCTTCCCCGTGCTGCCCATTCTG TAATGGACGTAGCTATGCATCGATCCGAGGAAGATACAGAGAAGCAAAAACGTGGAACAAAGCAAAGGCGCGTGGTTGTTACCGGAATGGGAGTGGAGACACCGCTTGGTGACGATCCTGATGTCTTCTATGATAACCTTCTTGAAGGCGTCAGCGGCATAAGCCAAATAGAGTCGTTCGATTGTTCCGAGTTTCCAATA AGGATTGCTGGTGAGATCAAGTCGTTCTCGGCGGAAGGATACGTTGCTCCAAAATTTATGAAAAGAATGGATAGGTTCATGCTTTACACTCTCAAAGCAGGGAAGAAGGCTTTGGCTAATGGAGGAATTACTGAAGCTTTCATGGATGAATTGAACAAACGAAGATGCGGCGTCCTGGTTGGATCGGCTATGGGTGGGATGAag GGATGGATGGGGCCTAACTACTCGATTTCCACTGCTTGTGCGACGAGCAACTTATGTATACTAAACGCCGCCAACCACATCATCAAAGGTGAAACC GACTTGATGCTCAGTGGTGGCACGGATTCAGTAATAATACCAATCG GATTGGGAGGTTTTGTAGCTTGTAATGCGCTGTCGCAAAGGAACGCTGAACCTACTAGAGCCTCACGCCCCTGGGATCAT AGTCGTGACGGATTTGTTATGGGAGAAGGGGCCGGTGTATTGCTTCTGGAAGAACTCGAGCATGCCAAG AACAGAGGTGCCACTATATATGCTGAGTTTCTTGGTGGAAGCTTCACTTGTGATGCTTATCACATAACAAAGCCTCATCCAGATG CAGGAACGGGTGTAATTTTGTGCATAGAGAAAGCTCTGGCTAACTCGGGTGTATCTAAGGAAGACGTGAATTATGTAAACGCACATGCAACATCAACTCCAGCTGGCGATATCAATGAGTATCAAGCACTAATGCGTTGTTTTGGGCAGAATAAAGAG CTTAAGATGAACTCGACGAAATCTATGATAGGACACCTTCTTGGAGCATCTGGTGCTGTGGAAGCTGTTGCTGCTGTTCAG GCGATTCGGACCGGGTGGGTGCACCCCAATCTCAATCTTGAAAACCCAGATGAGGGTGTG GATCCGAATGTGCTAGTGggaccaaagaaagaaagactGGACATCAAAGTTGCATTGTCAAATTCATTTGGTTTTGGTGGGCACAACGCATCGATTCTTTTTGCTCCTTATCAATAG
- the LOC140887518 gene encoding 3-oxoacyl-[acyl-carrier-protein] synthase II, chloroplastic-like isoform X4: MEACMPVSSSSSICIDSPRFCKWGTHRMTNYCYGVYSFMNSRTPFQQYCQESHFVRRGRKLLPRAAHSVMDVAMHRSEEDTEKQKRGTKQRRVVVTGMGVETPLGDDPDVFYDNLLEGVSGISQIESFDCSEFPIRIAGEIKSFSAEGYVAPKFMKRMDRFMLYTLKAGKKALANGGITEAFMDELNKRRCGVLVGSAMGGMKVFFDSIKGFRISYKKISPYALPFISTNMASAVLAMDLGWMGPNYSISTACATSNLCILNAANHIIKGETDLMLSGGTDSVIIPIGLGGFVACNALSQRNAEPTRASRPWDHSRDGFVMGEGAGVLLLEELEHAKNRGATIYAEFLGGSFTCDAYHITKPHPDAGTGVILCIEKALANSGVSKEDVNYVNAHATSTPAGDINEYQALMRCFGQNKEDTFLEHLVLWKLLLLFRRFGPGGCTPISILKTQMRVWIRMC, translated from the exons ATGGAGGCATGCATGCcagtttcttcttcttcttccatttGCATTGATTCTCCCCGTTTCTGCAAATGGGGCACGCATCGCATGACAAACTACTGCTATGGCGTCTACAGTTTCATGAATTCTCGCACACCCTTCCAACAGTACTGCCAAGAATCGCACTTCGTTCGCAGGGGAAGGAAGCTGCTTCCCCGTGCTGCCCATTCTG TAATGGACGTAGCTATGCATCGATCCGAGGAAGATACAGAGAAGCAAAAACGTGGAACAAAGCAAAGGCGCGTGGTTGTTACCGGAATGGGAGTGGAGACACCGCTTGGTGACGATCCTGATGTCTTCTATGATAACCTTCTTGAAGGCGTCAGCGGCATAAGCCAAATAGAGTCGTTCGATTGTTCCGAGTTTCCAATA AGGATTGCTGGTGAGATCAAGTCGTTCTCGGCGGAAGGATACGTTGCTCCAAAATTTATGAAAAGAATGGATAGGTTCATGCTTTACACTCTCAAAGCAGGGAAGAAGGCTTTGGCTAATGGAGGAATTACTGAAGCTTTCATGGATGAATTGAACAAACGAAGATGCGGCGTCCTGGTTGGATCGGCTATGGGTGGGATGAag GTATTTTTTGATTCAATCAAAGGTTTTCGAATCTCGTATAAGAAGATCTCTCCCTATGCCCTGCCTTTTATAAGTACTAATATGGCTTCTGCAGTGCTTGCAATGGATCTG GGATGGATGGGGCCTAACTACTCGATTTCCACTGCTTGTGCGACGAGCAACTTATGTATACTAAACGCCGCCAACCACATCATCAAAGGTGAAACC GACTTGATGCTCAGTGGTGGCACGGATTCAGTAATAATACCAATCG GATTGGGAGGTTTTGTAGCTTGTAATGCGCTGTCGCAAAGGAACGCTGAACCTACTAGAGCCTCACGCCCCTGGGATCAT AGTCGTGACGGATTTGTTATGGGAGAAGGGGCCGGTGTATTGCTTCTGGAAGAACTCGAGCATGCCAAG AACAGAGGTGCCACTATATATGCTGAGTTTCTTGGTGGAAGCTTCACTTGTGATGCTTATCACATAACAAAGCCTCATCCAGATG CAGGAACGGGTGTAATTTTGTGCATAGAGAAAGCTCTGGCTAACTCGGGTGTATCTAAGGAAGACGTGAATTATGTAAACGCACATGCAACATCAACTCCAGCTGGCGATATCAATGAGTATCAAGCACTAATGCGTTGTTTTGGGCAGAATAAAGAG GACACCTTCTTGGAGCATCTGGTGCTGTGGAAGCTGTTGCTGCTGTTCAG GCGATTCGGACCGGGTGGGTGCACCCCAATCTCAATCTTGAAAACCCAGATGAGGGTGTG GATCCGAATGTGCTAG